The genomic region TTAGGTTTCAGGGCATGTCTCACATTAAGTGAGACAACTTAGCAACGCTTTACGCATGACATCTACGGGCGCCTTTTGTTCTGTCCAAAGCTCGAAGGCTTCTGCGCCCTGCTGCACCAACATCTCTGCGCCATTCATCGTGCGATATCCAAGTTGCTTTGCAGCTTTTAGAAGCTGCGTCTCCAGCGGATGATAGATAAGGTCATAAATAATAGATGAATAAGGCATGTTTCTTATCTCTACCGCCGGGACCTGATCCACGATTGGATGCATCCCTATTGGTGTACAGTTTACGAACAAAGACGTCACTTGCAGCGCATCATTTACTGCAGTTGCGTTGTCGCTAACCACCTCTATTTGATTGTACCCCGCGCCGCTTTCGTTCAAACTTCGGGCTAACATCTCGGCGCGTTCTCTCGTACGATTATGAATCACTACACGCCATTTCTGGCGCTGCAGCGCAGATGCTACCGCCCTTGCGGAACCTCCTGCGCCGTATATAAAGGCCGTTCGCCCATTCCCTTCAGCTTCCTTGCCGAGAGAACGGACAAAGCCGACACTATCAGTATTTAGTCCCCTCAGTTTACCACGATCATTGATTATAGTGTTGACCGCGCCAATCCTGTGGGCATCCTCCGAGACTTCGGATAGATAGGGTATCACGTT from bacterium harbors:
- a CDS encoding shikimate dehydrogenase; this encodes TRGTTKVVGVMGFPVKHSLSPAMHNAAFEALEMDWVYVPFEVSPEEIPEALKGVKSLGIIGVNVTVPHKENVIPYLSEVSEDAHRIGAVNTIINDRGKLRGLNTDSVGFVRSLGKEAEGNGRTAFIYGAGGSARAVASALQRQKWRVVIHNRTRERAEMLARSLNESGAGYNQIEVVSDNATAVNDALQVTSLFVNCTPIGMHPIVDQVPAVEIRNMPYSSIIYDLIYHPLETQLLKAAKQLGYRTMNGAEMLVQQGAEAFELWTEQKAPVDVMRKALLSCLT